In Zingiber officinale cultivar Zhangliang chromosome 1A, Zo_v1.1, whole genome shotgun sequence, a genomic segment contains:
- the LOC122038687 gene encoding O-fucosyltransferase 7-like isoform X3 — protein MQPRRPTPTALSAFRWTLMRAVGAVAVAALVVVHVVLLPSATTAPDAQELPQEREIGYRWKTSELRWMQEFAPPQLPKLPISAQKVILEMPVVGSSKGDYDLAKLWKSSSNGNFLQCVAPSSSYLPPLHSRGFLLVHTNGGLNQMRAGISDMVAVARLIDATLVIPRLDKRSFWHDSSNFSNVFDEEHFIHALANDVKVVKKIPKELTPTTTAVIHFRSWSGVDYYQNEILPMWDNHLVIKAAKSDSRLANNNLPADIQKLRCRAFFQALRFAPRIEALGKLLVERMRSYGPFIALHLRYEKDMLAFSGCTYGLSPIESDELARIRENVSYWKIKEIVAQDQRAKGYCPLTPKEVAIFISSLGYPPSTPIYIAAGSIYGGSSHLADLESRFPILLSKEKLASAQELEPFKHYASQMAALDYIVSLESDVFIPSYSGNMARAVEGHRRFLGHQKTIKPDRKALVRLFDKINRGSLREGRKLSNIIGEIHKRRQGSPRKRKGPATGTKGMERFRTEEVFYENPLPDCLCQQQP, from the exons ATGCAGCCGCGCAGGCCGACGCCGACTGCCCTCTCGGCTTTCCGGTGGACTCTAATGCGCGCCGTTGGAGCTGTCGCCGTCGCCGCCCTCGTGGTCGTGCACGTGGTCCTCCTTCCATCCGCCACCACCGCCCCCGACGCCCAAGAGCTCCCCCAG GAACGTGAAATTGGATACCGGTGGAAAACCAGCGAGCTCAGATGGATGCAGGAGTTCGCTCCGCCCCAACTCCCCAAGCTCCCCATTTCTGCACAGAAGGTGATTCTTGAAATGCCAGTG GTGGGCAGCTCGAAAGGAGATTATGATCTTGCCAAGCTATGGAAATCATCTTCAAACGGAAACTTTCTGCAATGTGTAGCACCGAGCTCATCGTATCTGC CTCCTTTGCATTCAAGAGGGTTCTTGCTAGTTCATACGAATGGTGGGTTAAACCAAATGCGTGCCGGG ATAAGTGACATGGTAGCGGTGGCACGATTAATTGACGCAACACTTGTTATTCCTCGGCTTGATAAGAGATCATTTTGGCATGATTCTAG CAATTTCTCTAACGTGTTTGATGAAGAACACTTTATCCATGCTTTGGCCAATGATGTCAAAGTTGTAAAGAAAATACCGAAAGAGTTGACACCGACCACGACTGCAGTAATACACTTCCGAAGCTGGTCAGGAGTGGACTACTATCAAAATGAGATATTGCCTATGTGGGATAATCATCTG GTTATAAAAGCTGCCAAGTCAGATTCGCGTCTTGCGAACAATAACCTTCCTGCTGACATACAAAAACTTCGCTGCCGTGCTTTCTTTCAGGCTCTCAGATTTGCTCCAAGAATTGAAGCACTAGGAAAA TTATTGGTGGAGAGGATGAGATCTTACGGTCCATTTATTGCTTTGCACCTTCGTTACGAGAAGGACATGCTTGCTTTTAGTGGGTGCACATATGGCTTATCACCTATTGAATCTGATGAACTAGCAAGGATTAG AGAAAATGTTTCATATTGGAAGATCAAAGAAATTGTTGCCCAAGACCAAAGGGCTAAAGGGTATTGTCCTCTGACTCCAAAGGAGGTTGCAATTTTTATTTCTTCTCTTGGATATCCACCAAGCACTCCAATATATATCGCAGCAGGGTCAATATACGGAGGCAGTTCTCATTTGGCTGATTTGGAATCCCGATTTCCTATTTTGTTGAGCAAG GAGAAATTGGCATCAGCACAAGAGCTTGAACCTTTTAAACATTATGCTTCACAAATGGCAGCACTAGACTACATTGTATCACTGGAAAGTGATGTTTTTATCCCATCATATTCTGGGAATATGGCGAGGGCAGTCGAAGGTCACCGCCGCTTTCTTGGCCACCAGAAAACAATTAAGCCAGACAG AAAAGCTCTTGTTCGTTTGTTTGACAAGATCAATCGAGGATCTCTGAGAGAAGGGAGGAAGCTATCCAATATTATCGGCGAGATTCATAAAAGAAG GCAAGGTTCTCCTCGCAAGCGAAAAGGGCCTGCTACCGGCACAAAAGGCATGGAACGATTCCGCACTGAAGAAGTATTTTACGAGAACCCTCTACCTGACTGTCTTTGCCAGCAGCAACCCTGA
- the LOC122038687 gene encoding O-fucosyltransferase 7-like isoform X4, whose protein sequence is MQPRRPTPTALSAFRWTLMRAVGAVAVAALVVVHVVLLPSATTAPDAQELPQEREIGYRWKTSELRWMQEFAPPQLPKLPISAQKVGSSKGDYDLAKLWKSSSNGNFLQCVAPSSSYLPPLHSRGFLLVHTNGGLNQMRAGISDMVAVARLIDATLVIPRLDKRSFWHDSSNFSNVFDEEHFIHALANDVKVVKKIPKELTPTTTAVIHFRSWSGVDYYQNEILPMWDNHLVIKAAKSDSRLANNNLPADIQKLRCRAFFQALRFAPRIEALGKLLVERMRSYGPFIALHLRYEKDMLAFSGCTYGLSPIESDELARIRENVSYWKIKEIVAQDQRAKGYCPLTPKEVAIFISSLGYPPSTPIYIAAGSIYGGSSHLADLESRFPILLSKEKLASAQELEPFKHYASQMAALDYIVSLESDVFIPSYSGNMARAVEGHRRFLGHQKTIKPDRKALVRLFDKINRGSLREGRKLSNIIGEIHKRRQGSPRKRKGPATGTKGMERFRTEEVFYENPLPDCLCQQQP, encoded by the exons ATGCAGCCGCGCAGGCCGACGCCGACTGCCCTCTCGGCTTTCCGGTGGACTCTAATGCGCGCCGTTGGAGCTGTCGCCGTCGCCGCCCTCGTGGTCGTGCACGTGGTCCTCCTTCCATCCGCCACCACCGCCCCCGACGCCCAAGAGCTCCCCCAG GAACGTGAAATTGGATACCGGTGGAAAACCAGCGAGCTCAGATGGATGCAGGAGTTCGCTCCGCCCCAACTCCCCAAGCTCCCCATTTCTGCACAGAAG GTGGGCAGCTCGAAAGGAGATTATGATCTTGCCAAGCTATGGAAATCATCTTCAAACGGAAACTTTCTGCAATGTGTAGCACCGAGCTCATCGTATCTGC CTCCTTTGCATTCAAGAGGGTTCTTGCTAGTTCATACGAATGGTGGGTTAAACCAAATGCGTGCCGGG ATAAGTGACATGGTAGCGGTGGCACGATTAATTGACGCAACACTTGTTATTCCTCGGCTTGATAAGAGATCATTTTGGCATGATTCTAG CAATTTCTCTAACGTGTTTGATGAAGAACACTTTATCCATGCTTTGGCCAATGATGTCAAAGTTGTAAAGAAAATACCGAAAGAGTTGACACCGACCACGACTGCAGTAATACACTTCCGAAGCTGGTCAGGAGTGGACTACTATCAAAATGAGATATTGCCTATGTGGGATAATCATCTG GTTATAAAAGCTGCCAAGTCAGATTCGCGTCTTGCGAACAATAACCTTCCTGCTGACATACAAAAACTTCGCTGCCGTGCTTTCTTTCAGGCTCTCAGATTTGCTCCAAGAATTGAAGCACTAGGAAAA TTATTGGTGGAGAGGATGAGATCTTACGGTCCATTTATTGCTTTGCACCTTCGTTACGAGAAGGACATGCTTGCTTTTAGTGGGTGCACATATGGCTTATCACCTATTGAATCTGATGAACTAGCAAGGATTAG AGAAAATGTTTCATATTGGAAGATCAAAGAAATTGTTGCCCAAGACCAAAGGGCTAAAGGGTATTGTCCTCTGACTCCAAAGGAGGTTGCAATTTTTATTTCTTCTCTTGGATATCCACCAAGCACTCCAATATATATCGCAGCAGGGTCAATATACGGAGGCAGTTCTCATTTGGCTGATTTGGAATCCCGATTTCCTATTTTGTTGAGCAAG GAGAAATTGGCATCAGCACAAGAGCTTGAACCTTTTAAACATTATGCTTCACAAATGGCAGCACTAGACTACATTGTATCACTGGAAAGTGATGTTTTTATCCCATCATATTCTGGGAATATGGCGAGGGCAGTCGAAGGTCACCGCCGCTTTCTTGGCCACCAGAAAACAATTAAGCCAGACAG AAAAGCTCTTGTTCGTTTGTTTGACAAGATCAATCGAGGATCTCTGAGAGAAGGGAGGAAGCTATCCAATATTATCGGCGAGATTCATAAAAGAAG GCAAGGTTCTCCTCGCAAGCGAAAAGGGCCTGCTACCGGCACAAAAGGCATGGAACGATTCCGCACTGAAGAAGTATTTTACGAGAACCCTCTACCTGACTGTCTTTGCCAGCAGCAACCCTGA
- the LOC122038687 gene encoding O-fucosyltransferase 7-like isoform X2 — translation MQPRRPTPTALSAFRWTLMRAVGAVAVAALVVVHVVLLPSATTAPDAQELPQEREIGYRWKTSELRWMQEFAPPQLPKLPISAQKVGSSKGDYDLAKLWKSSSNGNFLQCVAPSSSYLPPLHSRGFLLVHTNGGLNQMRAGISDMVAVARLIDATLVIPRLDKRSFWHDSSNFSNVFDEEHFIHALANDVKVVKKIPKELTPTTTAVIHFRSWSGVDYYQNEILPMWDNHLVIKAAKSDSRLANNNLPADIQKLRCRAFFQALRFAPRIEALGKLLVERMRSYGPFIALHLRYEKDMLAFSGCTYGLSPIESDELARIRENVSYWKIKEIVAQDQRAKGYCPLTPKEVAIFISSLGYPPSTPIYIAAGSIYGGSSHLADLESRFPILLSKVLNLCLMCYNLQTLISPTFLSLCLCLIRSDPVYELFLQEKLASAQELEPFKHYASQMAALDYIVSLESDVFIPSYSGNMARAVEGHRRFLGHQKTIKPDRKALVRLFDKINRGSLREGRKLSNIIGEIHKRRQGSPRKRKGPATGTKGMERFRTEEVFYENPLPDCLCQQQP, via the exons ATGCAGCCGCGCAGGCCGACGCCGACTGCCCTCTCGGCTTTCCGGTGGACTCTAATGCGCGCCGTTGGAGCTGTCGCCGTCGCCGCCCTCGTGGTCGTGCACGTGGTCCTCCTTCCATCCGCCACCACCGCCCCCGACGCCCAAGAGCTCCCCCAG GAACGTGAAATTGGATACCGGTGGAAAACCAGCGAGCTCAGATGGATGCAGGAGTTCGCTCCGCCCCAACTCCCCAAGCTCCCCATTTCTGCACAGAAG GTGGGCAGCTCGAAAGGAGATTATGATCTTGCCAAGCTATGGAAATCATCTTCAAACGGAAACTTTCTGCAATGTGTAGCACCGAGCTCATCGTATCTGC CTCCTTTGCATTCAAGAGGGTTCTTGCTAGTTCATACGAATGGTGGGTTAAACCAAATGCGTGCCGGG ATAAGTGACATGGTAGCGGTGGCACGATTAATTGACGCAACACTTGTTATTCCTCGGCTTGATAAGAGATCATTTTGGCATGATTCTAG CAATTTCTCTAACGTGTTTGATGAAGAACACTTTATCCATGCTTTGGCCAATGATGTCAAAGTTGTAAAGAAAATACCGAAAGAGTTGACACCGACCACGACTGCAGTAATACACTTCCGAAGCTGGTCAGGAGTGGACTACTATCAAAATGAGATATTGCCTATGTGGGATAATCATCTG GTTATAAAAGCTGCCAAGTCAGATTCGCGTCTTGCGAACAATAACCTTCCTGCTGACATACAAAAACTTCGCTGCCGTGCTTTCTTTCAGGCTCTCAGATTTGCTCCAAGAATTGAAGCACTAGGAAAA TTATTGGTGGAGAGGATGAGATCTTACGGTCCATTTATTGCTTTGCACCTTCGTTACGAGAAGGACATGCTTGCTTTTAGTGGGTGCACATATGGCTTATCACCTATTGAATCTGATGAACTAGCAAGGATTAG AGAAAATGTTTCATATTGGAAGATCAAAGAAATTGTTGCCCAAGACCAAAGGGCTAAAGGGTATTGTCCTCTGACTCCAAAGGAGGTTGCAATTTTTATTTCTTCTCTTGGATATCCACCAAGCACTCCAATATATATCGCAGCAGGGTCAATATACGGAGGCAGTTCTCATTTGGCTGATTTGGAATCCCGATTTCCTATTTTGTTGAGCAAGGTATTGAATTTGTGTTTGATGTGTTACAATTTACAAACATTGATTTCTCCTACATTTCTATCACTTTGCCTTTGTCTCATCCGATCCGATCCTGTTTATGAACTATTTTTACAGGAGAAATTGGCATCAGCACAAGAGCTTGAACCTTTTAAACATTATGCTTCACAAATGGCAGCACTAGACTACATTGTATCACTGGAAAGTGATGTTTTTATCCCATCATATTCTGGGAATATGGCGAGGGCAGTCGAAGGTCACCGCCGCTTTCTTGGCCACCAGAAAACAATTAAGCCAGACAG AAAAGCTCTTGTTCGTTTGTTTGACAAGATCAATCGAGGATCTCTGAGAGAAGGGAGGAAGCTATCCAATATTATCGGCGAGATTCATAAAAGAAG GCAAGGTTCTCCTCGCAAGCGAAAAGGGCCTGCTACCGGCACAAAAGGCATGGAACGATTCCGCACTGAAGAAGTATTTTACGAGAACCCTCTACCTGACTGTCTTTGCCAGCAGCAACCCTGA
- the LOC122038687 gene encoding O-fucosyltransferase 7-like isoform X1, with the protein MQPRRPTPTALSAFRWTLMRAVGAVAVAALVVVHVVLLPSATTAPDAQELPQEREIGYRWKTSELRWMQEFAPPQLPKLPISAQKVILEMPVVGSSKGDYDLAKLWKSSSNGNFLQCVAPSSSYLPPLHSRGFLLVHTNGGLNQMRAGISDMVAVARLIDATLVIPRLDKRSFWHDSSNFSNVFDEEHFIHALANDVKVVKKIPKELTPTTTAVIHFRSWSGVDYYQNEILPMWDNHLVIKAAKSDSRLANNNLPADIQKLRCRAFFQALRFAPRIEALGKLLVERMRSYGPFIALHLRYEKDMLAFSGCTYGLSPIESDELARIRENVSYWKIKEIVAQDQRAKGYCPLTPKEVAIFISSLGYPPSTPIYIAAGSIYGGSSHLADLESRFPILLSKVLNLCLMCYNLQTLISPTFLSLCLCLIRSDPVYELFLQEKLASAQELEPFKHYASQMAALDYIVSLESDVFIPSYSGNMARAVEGHRRFLGHQKTIKPDRKALVRLFDKINRGSLREGRKLSNIIGEIHKRRQGSPRKRKGPATGTKGMERFRTEEVFYENPLPDCLCQQQP; encoded by the exons ATGCAGCCGCGCAGGCCGACGCCGACTGCCCTCTCGGCTTTCCGGTGGACTCTAATGCGCGCCGTTGGAGCTGTCGCCGTCGCCGCCCTCGTGGTCGTGCACGTGGTCCTCCTTCCATCCGCCACCACCGCCCCCGACGCCCAAGAGCTCCCCCAG GAACGTGAAATTGGATACCGGTGGAAAACCAGCGAGCTCAGATGGATGCAGGAGTTCGCTCCGCCCCAACTCCCCAAGCTCCCCATTTCTGCACAGAAGGTGATTCTTGAAATGCCAGTG GTGGGCAGCTCGAAAGGAGATTATGATCTTGCCAAGCTATGGAAATCATCTTCAAACGGAAACTTTCTGCAATGTGTAGCACCGAGCTCATCGTATCTGC CTCCTTTGCATTCAAGAGGGTTCTTGCTAGTTCATACGAATGGTGGGTTAAACCAAATGCGTGCCGGG ATAAGTGACATGGTAGCGGTGGCACGATTAATTGACGCAACACTTGTTATTCCTCGGCTTGATAAGAGATCATTTTGGCATGATTCTAG CAATTTCTCTAACGTGTTTGATGAAGAACACTTTATCCATGCTTTGGCCAATGATGTCAAAGTTGTAAAGAAAATACCGAAAGAGTTGACACCGACCACGACTGCAGTAATACACTTCCGAAGCTGGTCAGGAGTGGACTACTATCAAAATGAGATATTGCCTATGTGGGATAATCATCTG GTTATAAAAGCTGCCAAGTCAGATTCGCGTCTTGCGAACAATAACCTTCCTGCTGACATACAAAAACTTCGCTGCCGTGCTTTCTTTCAGGCTCTCAGATTTGCTCCAAGAATTGAAGCACTAGGAAAA TTATTGGTGGAGAGGATGAGATCTTACGGTCCATTTATTGCTTTGCACCTTCGTTACGAGAAGGACATGCTTGCTTTTAGTGGGTGCACATATGGCTTATCACCTATTGAATCTGATGAACTAGCAAGGATTAG AGAAAATGTTTCATATTGGAAGATCAAAGAAATTGTTGCCCAAGACCAAAGGGCTAAAGGGTATTGTCCTCTGACTCCAAAGGAGGTTGCAATTTTTATTTCTTCTCTTGGATATCCACCAAGCACTCCAATATATATCGCAGCAGGGTCAATATACGGAGGCAGTTCTCATTTGGCTGATTTGGAATCCCGATTTCCTATTTTGTTGAGCAAGGTATTGAATTTGTGTTTGATGTGTTACAATTTACAAACATTGATTTCTCCTACATTTCTATCACTTTGCCTTTGTCTCATCCGATCCGATCCTGTTTATGAACTATTTTTACAGGAGAAATTGGCATCAGCACAAGAGCTTGAACCTTTTAAACATTATGCTTCACAAATGGCAGCACTAGACTACATTGTATCACTGGAAAGTGATGTTTTTATCCCATCATATTCTGGGAATATGGCGAGGGCAGTCGAAGGTCACCGCCGCTTTCTTGGCCACCAGAAAACAATTAAGCCAGACAG AAAAGCTCTTGTTCGTTTGTTTGACAAGATCAATCGAGGATCTCTGAGAGAAGGGAGGAAGCTATCCAATATTATCGGCGAGATTCATAAAAGAAG GCAAGGTTCTCCTCGCAAGCGAAAAGGGCCTGCTACCGGCACAAAAGGCATGGAACGATTCCGCACTGAAGAAGTATTTTACGAGAACCCTCTACCTGACTGTCTTTGCCAGCAGCAACCCTGA
- the LOC122038691 gene encoding phosphatidylinositol 4-phosphate 5-kinase 1-like, producing the protein MRRLVDDEGVASTAAEDFAEKSLVQARGRSQGGGGGRRVTPTVDLADDEEDPALEKALPNGDLYTGGFAGNAPHGRGKYLWADGCMYEGEWRKGKASGKGRFSWPSGASYEGEFRSGRMEGFGTFIGADGDTYHGQWVADRKQGFGSKSYANGDHYEGMWRRNLQEGHGRYVWRNGNQYVGEWRGGVINGRGVLIWTNGNRYDGQWENGVPKGSGVFTWPDGSCYIGSWSRSDPKALDGTYYPATATPRKEIVSGRRSSFSFSPLDDGSPMAPSSRKRLSVDVVHRSPGRISSVAEKNFPRICIWESDGEAGDITCDIIANVEASLLYTDRSLHDHVSGTLIGTVQRRQCSLPLFTPEVKKPGQTISKGHKNYDLMLNLQLGISYSIGKPCSAQLRELQQEDFDPMKKFWTRFPPEGSKSTPPHQSPEFRWKDYCPMVFRHLRKLFSVDPADYMLAICGNDALRELSSPGKSGSFFFMTQDDRFMIKTVKKSEVKVLIRMLPSYYRHVCQHERTLVTKFYGVHCVKPNGGQKVRFVVMGNLFCSEYQIHRRFDLKGSSYGRTTEKTEEEIDETTTLKDLDLNLVFHLQNSWRKELLEQIKQDCEFLESEGIMDYSLLVGVHFLSPLLASLQSSKEESFQCGLSVSTFKCQDMNQIPDTRKPLARLGANMPARAEHAARSAASTGMPTPTASGELHDVLLYFGIIDILQDYDITKKLEHAYKSLQVDPNSISAVDPKLYSRRFQDFISRIFIQDD; encoded by the exons ATGCGACGTCTTGTCGATGACGAGGGAGTCGCTAGTACCGCGGCGGAGGACTTTGCAGAGAAGTCCCTTGTGCAAGCGAGGGGTAGATCTCAGGGTGGGGGTGGGGGAAGACGGGTGACTCCCACGGTCGATCTCGCTGACGACGAGGAGGATCCGGCCTTGGAGAAGGCGCTGCCGAACGGGGATCTGTATACCGGTGGATTCGCCGGCAACGCGCCTCACGGGCGTGGGAAGTACCTGTGGGCAGACGGGTGTATGTACGAGGGGGAGTGGCGAAAGGGGAAGGCCTCCGGGAAAGGGAGGTTCTCATGGCCTTCTGGCGCTTCCTACGAGGGTGAGTTTCGTTCCGGCCGGATGGAGGGGTTCGGCACTTTCATCGGTGCTGACGGCGATACCTACCACGGTCAGTGGGTGGCTGACCGCAAGCAAGGATTTGGCAGCAAGTCGTACGCTAACGGAGACCACTACGAGGGCATGTGGCGGCGCAACCTCCAGGAGGGCCACGGCCGCTACGTTTGGCGGAACGGCAACCAGTACGTAGGCGAGTGGCGTGGAGGCGTGATCAACGGCCGGGGTGTACTCATATGGACCAACGGAAACCGCTACGATGGCCAGTGGGAGAACGGCGTTCCGAAGGGGAGCGGCGTGTTTACCTGGCCCGACGGCAGCTGCTACATCGGCAGCTGGAGCCGCAGCGATCCCAAGGCTCTCGACGGCACCTACTACCCCGCCACCGCCACGCCCCGGAAAGAGATCGTCTCTGGTAGGAGAAGCTCCTTCTCCTTCTCGCCGCTGGACGATGGATCACCGATGGCGCCTTCGTCCAGGAAGCGGTTGTCTGTAGACGTAGTCCACCGGTCGCCTGGGCGGATCAGCTCGGTGGCTGAGAAGAACTTCCCCAGGATCTGCATCTGGGAATCGGACGGCGAAGCTGGGGATATCACTTGCGACATCATCGCCAACGTCGAGGCATCGTTGCTGTACACGGACAGATCATTGCACGATCATGTCAGTGGGACTCTCATAGGTACCGTGCAACGGAGACAGTGCTCCCTCCCCTTGTTTACGCCGGAGGTAAAGAAGCCAGGGCAGACGATATCGAAGGGGCACAAAAACTACGACCTGATGTTGAACCTTCAATTAGGCATCAG CTACTCAATTGGGAAACCCTGCTCGGCACAGCTGAGGGAGCTACAGCAGGAAGATTTTGATCCAATGAAGAAATTCTGGACGAGGTTCCCTCCAGAGGGATCAAAGAGCACTCCTCCGCACCAGTCACCGGAATTTCGATGGAAGGACTATTGTCCTATGGTCTTTAG ACACCTAAGGAAATTATTTTCAGTGGATCCAGCAGATTATATGTTAGCTATCTGTGGAAATGATGCACTGAGGGAGCTCTCTTCACCTGGGAAGAGCGGGAGCTTCTTTTTCATGACCCAGGATGACCGTTTCATGATTAAGACGGTAAAAAAATCAGAAGTGAAG GTACTTATTAGGATGTTGCCCAGTTATTACCGGCATGTATGTCAGCATGAGAGGACTCTAGTGACAAAATTCTATGGAGTTCATTGCGTAAAACCCAATGGTGGCCAAAAG GTCCGGTTCGTTGTTATGGGCAATTTGTTCTGCTCCGAATATCAAATACATAGGAGGTTCGACTTGAAAGGTTCATCCTATGGGCGGACAACCGAGAAGACTGAAGAAGAGATTGATGAAACAACTACACTCAAAGATCTTGACCTGAATTTAGTATTTCACCTTCAAAATTCTTGGCGCAAAGAGCTACTTGA ACAAATCAAACAGGACTGTGAGTTCTTGGAATCAGAGGGGATCATGGATTATAGCCTCCTTGTGGGAGTTCACTTCCTATCACCACTTCTTGCTTCACTTC AGTCATCTAAGGAGGAATCATTTCAATGCGGCCTATCTGTCTCAACATTCAAATGCCAAGATATGAATCAAATTCCAGACACACG GAAACCATTGGCCCGGTTGGGTGCGAACATGCCAGCGAGAGCAGAGCACGCTGCAAGAAGCGCAGCAAGCACTGGGATGCCAACGCCTACAGCAAGCGGCGAGCTCCATGACGTGCTTCTCTACTTTGGCATAATCGATATCCTTCAGGACTACGACATCACCAAGAAGTTGGAGCACGCCTACAAATCGTTGCAGGTCGATCCCAACTCCATCTCCGCGGTGGACCCAAAGCTGTACTCTCGGAGGTTTCAGGACTTCATCAGTAGAATATTTATCCAAGATGATTGA